CTGTGGAGCAGGGAGCGCCCGGGGCCTGGCTGGAGGTGGCCGGGACCTCGGCTGGAGACCAAGCAGGGGATTCGTGAGAGCTGGGGGCTGGTGTGGGGGAGCCAGGGGCTGGGAGCTCAGGGGGAACATCAGGAGAGCCGGGAACCGAGACAGGGGACTGGGTGGGCTGGAAAGGGGCCCCCGGGGCCAGGCTGGCGGGGGGTCTTGGGGAGCCGGGGGCTCCGAGGGCACCTGGCTGCTGAGAAGAGAGCTGTGGAAAGAGTCGTGGGGTCACATCACTCAAGAGGAACTTCCCAAGAGTCACCCACCCCCAAATCACAGCCCTTCCAAATTGCAGCCCCAATCTCCAGCGGGGGTCCCTCCTGCCAGCACCCCCTCCCCAGAACCAAGAAGGAggtgcccccatgtccccgcagCGCAGGGCTGCTCCCGTGCGACCTGgatccctgctgctgcccccgtCGCCCCCCGAGCGCCCACCCTGCAGCAGCGCAGAGCGAGGTGGGgaagcagaactgcagcaaGAGGGAGTACAAACACGCCTGGCCCAGACTCCCACCCACCGTGAGGCTGGGCACCCCCTGCCAGTGCCCTCGGGGTCTGTCCCCTCACCAGGCTGACCCAGTGCCGCCCAGCGTCCCGGTCACCGCCCCGAGAACCGGGAGCAGAGAGGGGTTGGCGGGGAGCCCGGAAGGGCCTGCCCTGCCACATACCTGCTGGGTCACCAGCGGTGACTCAcggctgctccctgcccacaCCTCGGCAGCGGGGGCACACACTCCCCCCGAAAGCCTGGCCCCGCGCCCAGCACCCcgaggagaaaggagagacaCGCACCCCGCAGAGAGGGAGCCCCGGAGGAGACAGGAGAGCCCCGAAGGAGAGAGCCCAggagcggagccgccgcggcgCGGGAGGGCGAGGCGAGAACTCACGTCAGGGGGGGACAGCAGCCTCTGGCATCCGCGGGGGTCCCCGGCACAGCTCGGGCCGGCGGggggggagctgctgctggagagaaaCGGGGACAGAGGATGAATTCCCCCGACGCACCTCTGCTCTCCCACCAGCTGCCCAGGCACCTCCTGGCCCCAAACCACCCGCTCTGCCCGCAGGATGGGGTTGGGGGAACCACGAGAGGCCCCTCAACCACCACATGCCATACCCAAACCGGCACCAAACCGCCTGCGAGGGTTTGGCTGCGGAGGAGAGAGCGGCAAATCAGCCGCAATCCATCTTCCGGAAAGTTTTCAGTCCTTTGGAGAATAAGTTTCTCACACTCGGGTTTAAAATAGCCCCCATCTCACTGTCCCGGAGGTGCCCAGCTCCCGGAGCGCGGCCAAGTGCTGGCTCTCACCCAGGATGTCCTGCAGTCAGGAGTCCCGCGGGTCCCTGGCTCCCCCCACCTCGGCACGGCCCGCAGGAACGAACAGCCAGAGTAGGGAAAAAGAGAGCATTTCCCAGGGGAACGACCCCCTCCCTGTTGTTCCTGGCCCTGGGGCGCCTGGCCGGGTAGCAGGACAGCAGCTGGCTCGTTtcccagccccggggctgccagTGGAGTGGCTTCTCAGCCGAGACAGCCCGTTCCTGCGGTCTGAGCAAACCGCCGCTGCTGTGGCTGCCCCGGccttcccacagcagcagctccaggcgCTGCCGGCTCGGCAGGAACACCAGCGGCCTGGCCTCAGTGCCGTTACTCCTGTCCCCAGGATGGCTCCAAGTTATggcccctgtccctgcagcctctggccCCTGGGCATCAGACCCGGCCCCTCACCTTGTCTCGGCAACCGGGTGTCTGTCgtgctccctccccagctcgCCCGCCGCGGGTTGGGATGTCTGGTGGGGTTCAGCGGGGGGGGCTCCATCCACCACCCCGCTGGGGCGTCTCCGGAAGGCAGAGAAGGTCTTGGAGCCGAAGCGAGGGGAGGGATCGGGGCAAAAGGGGGAGAGCCGGGCTCGGTCTGGGCTGCCCAGGCCCTCCCTGCTGTCCATCTTGGCCAGGATCTCCTCCACTGTGGTGCCAGGGAATCGCTCCAGTTTGGTCGCCACGGGCACTGGCGTCACCTTGAAAGGAGGCGGGCTTTTGCGAGGAGGGGTCagcagggtggggggcacctCCTCACCGGGGATTGAACCTGGGTCCTCAGcggctgcagctggaggggacaggagccccTTCCCGTTGGGGGTCTCCGGTGACTTGATGGTGAAGGAGGGGCGCCGGAGGGGCCCCCCCACGCCGCCCGCGCTGTAGGGCTGTGGCCCTGCCAGGCGGTTCAGTTTCTCGGCCGATGGCAGCTCCGGGCGCAGGTGACGTGGGCCCggcgggggctgcagcagggagggctTGGCGGGCACGGCCGGCTTGGGCAGCACCCGGGGCTTGGGCCGCACCGGCGGCTTGGAGCGAGCGGTGCCTGCAGGAGATGCAAGGAGAGGAGAGATGCACGTTGGCGAGCGCCAGCGGGGCGCACTGGGCCCAGGACAGACCTCGGGCACCGGCCTGGAATCCTCAGGGGGGCTTTCCCAGCACAGACCACACCAGCACCCCCACTCCTGATTCCTCCCCCGCCATGGGCACAGACCTTTCTCGGGGCTGCcggctgccagcccagcccccccggcccctgTCGGGGAGGCGCAGGGCAAggtggggggcaggggctgtggctGGGAGGCCATGGCGAATCCGGGGCTCAGCAGATGCGGTGCAGGGTCAGCccctggggagagagaaagaaggaagaagcgTTTTGGGGAGCGTCCCTTCATCCCAGCCACGGTGGGACCCGGCGGCAGGAAGCCATGCTGCGCTGTGAGACCAGCCCCCAGCGCTGTGCCAAACCCGCATGTCCACCTGTGCCAGCAGCCGGCCAGCGTGCCAAACCACTATCGCACCACCAGCACCACCCTTTGTACACCGGCCCCGGCTCACATGTGCCAACCGGGTACAGCACACGCACCTCGAACAGCGCCTCAGCTCCCCCTGCCTGAAACCCCCGTACACATGGTCACCATGTGCACCCCGAGTGGGCTCCCGCACACTGCGAACCCCCAAACACTGTGCAGTTCTCCATTTACctgtcccagccctgtgctggcctgtccccacaccccaacacacacacatcagCCCCACCAACCTGAATCAACCCCACAAACCCCAGGCCGGTGCCCAGTTCGCCCCAGTACCCACCCCAGCCCCCGTTCACCCGTGCCAGCCTCCGGTACCGCCCGGAGCCCCGCGGGGGTGCAGCCCCGGCAGCCACAGAGGGGCCGGACCGCCCCGCACACCCCCGCATGGGCCCCAGGCTGCCCCGCTCACCTTCCCCACGGCCGCCGCATGTCCGGGTGGGCCGGGGACACGAGTAGGGGCGCAGAGCGGGCGGGGAGAGGGCTCCGTCCCCGCGGGTCTCACGCTGCCGCCGCTCCCGTGACTcaccggggctgcggggacaggAAAAACCCGCTCGGTGCCTCCTCCCGGCcctgccctctcctcctctccccgcctcgctccctcctgccccgccgGGGTCCACCCACCCCTggagccccctcctcctcccacagGGAACCGGCGTCAcggctgccccagcccacaTCTGGAAGTCATCGGGCCCGTTTCCCAACCCCTTGGCAGCCCCGGGACGGTGACGAGGCCCCGGGATGCGGGTCCATCCCGTCCCCCACTCCGCCCCAAGTCCTCCTCCGGCGGGGCCTACTCCCGTTGCCGCGGCAACGAAGCCCCCGCTCGAGTAGCTGGGTAGGCCGCAGCCAGCGGGCCCAGGCCCGTCGCCGTGGTAACGGAGCCCCCCACTCGCTtttgggggaagggggaggTACGGGCCCAGTGTGCCCGCCGGAGCCGCGAGGCCCTCTGTCTTGGGCCCCGACGGACACAAGGCGCCCGGGAAGATCCCGGTTCCCCgcaggcccggcccggcccggcgaaGCGACCCCCGCTcacccgccgctgccgccgccgctgctgctgctgcatatTCATGAGCGCGCGGCCGCCCCCCGCTGGCCACGCCCACTCTGCCCCACCCCTCCACCAACCAGAGAGAGCGCCGGTCCCGGCGCCGCGTGGCCGGGCGGACCGCGGAGAGGAGGGGCTAGAGAGGCGCCGTGCCCCGCCCCTGCCACCCCTATGTTTACCATTGAGAGGGCGCTAGAGAGGCTCCCACCACTGCTCGCCTCCTGGGATGCTGGCGGTGCACCGCCCCCAGGACGGGGGGACCCGCCGCTGCAACggggccctgcccgccccacagcagagcccggGACCCCCGCAGCCCGCCGCggcccccgggacccccgcagcccgccgcagcccccgcagccccccagcaccccccgagaccccgcagcccccggcagtGCCGGTAAGCGGGGCGGCACCGCGGCCTCGCCCCGTCCCGCGGGGCCGGTCCCGCACCCGGCCGGGAAGCGCCGCTGACCGGACccggcccctcccgccgcccgctcccTCCGGGAGGTGAGAAAACCCCGATCGCATCAGCATCGACCCGGGGCCGCCATTAGCAGCCGGCGGCGCCTGGGCGGGAGGGGGAGCCGGTAATGGAGGCGGGGGAGCCGGTAATGGCCGGGGGGAGCTGGGGCCGGTAATGGCCGGGGGGGCGCAggcactgctgcagcagggagggaggggggagccGGCCCCGCACCCACTCACACCCTCGGGGGGGGCGCTTTTTATTCAATTCGAGTTGCCACGTGAACGGAcgcaaaatacaaaaataaagaaaacaacaaacaaggaaggaaaaaaggaaagaaacccgagtatttaaaaaaaataaattgatgcGAAAGAGGGCTGAGGTGGGAGCAAGGCCCCCCTGGGGTCTCACCCCCACAGGCACTGGGGGCCGGGCACGGGGGGCCCCCACCCCACCCCGAACCCCGGGGTCCCGCGGGGACCGTCTGGTCCTTCCCCGGCCGGAACCAGCCTGGGACGGGGACAGGCTAATCCGAGCCGGACGCTGAGTCCTCTGAGCTGGGGGGCGCGCTGgctgccccctcctcctccgAGTCCTGCGGGAGGGAATGAGGTCAGGGCAGCAGGGGACAAGgtcacagggacaggggacgaGGTCAGGGTGGCAGCTCCCATTCCCCCACGCCccacagcagggatggggcGACAGTGGTGACGTGTAGGACACAGACCGGCCACCCACACCCAGAGGTACCAGACCGTCGGtacagggacagcaggaggaggtCGCATGGCAGAGCCCCCCAGGATGGgccgggacccccagccccccaggccCCACCTCCTTCTTGCTCTCTGCAGAGGAGCTCTCGTCGCTGGACACGAACTCCTTGCTCTTGAAGCTCTCGTTGGTGCTCTTGGCGGGGGACTTGCTGGAGGACGAGGACTTGGTGGCccctttcttctctgccttccccttcggctgcttctcctgcttcttcttcttctttttcaacCTCTCCCTGCGTGTGttggagggaagggagaggagacgTGTCACCCTGGGGCTGGCCCCGCAGAGCCAGGACACCCTGCCCGCTGCAGAGGCCCAGGCACCGCCGCAGCTGGGTATCCCCCTCGATTTTCGGCCAGCCCCTGCCCCCTCTCTGCCCAGCACACTCACCGGGAGctctcagccctgctgcccGCGCTGTACTCCTTCATGGCCTTCTCGTAGTCCCGCCGGGCATCCTCCGCCTTGCGGTCCCACTCCTGCAGCCAGAGCAGGGTTAGCAGGACCTTCCCGCCTCCCCAtccacccctgcagcccagtCCAGCCCCCCCAGaccaggctctgctccccctgCAGCGCAGGGACCACGCCACCCCCTCCCTcacctccttcttctccttggACATGGCTTTCCAGAGCTCCCCCGCCTTCTTGGACAGGTCGGTGATGCTGATGCCAGGGTGGTCTGACTTGATCCTCTCGCGGCTGGCGTTGAGCCACAGCATGTACGCAGACATGGGCCGCTTGGGCGCGTTGGGGTCCTTCCCCTTTTTGCTCTGGAGCGGAGAGAACAGGGTGGGAGCCAAGgggcagcactggctgcagaCCCCAGAGCTGGGGCTCAGCGTGTCCCCCACCCATGATCCAGCCACTCCAAGAGCTGAACGGGCAGGTTGTTGGGGACAAGTCCCTCAGCACCCAAAGGGACTGGCTCTGCACAGGGACAACGCGCCCTTTGTACAGACCCCACCACGACTCAGCCTCTGGCGGCAGCAGGGTCAGGACACCTGCCCCGGTTGGGCAGTGCACAGCAAGGTGGTGGCACCTGAGGGGACGTGGCAGGAGCCGCAGGGCTGTGACCTGCACCTCCCTGGTGTCACTGCCACCAGGAACAGtggcccagcagcaggagcaggtcCTGCttccacagccccagcagcctctCACCTCCGGCTGCCTCTTGCGGGGCTTGCGGTCTTTGACGAgcttggccttcttggctggCTTCTTCTCGTCCCGGTCGCTGTCCCCGTCACcgctggaggagctggctgaggcGTTGCTGTCAAACCTATTCACACGTACCGGGCTTCAGCAACAGCTCGAGacccccaccccaaacaaaGCAGGAGGTGGGGGAGACGCAGCAGCATGACCTGCCCCGAAccctcccagccccccagcccacAGCCCCGAGACTTCCTGAGCTGGAGATGTTGTGTTTGTGCTTAATAGCTCTCGGAGGATTTGCCTTCCACGAACACAGCTCATCATTTGCTGACTTCCTGTAAGTTTTAGGCACTCACAGCACCACACGGCTCAGCCGCACTGAGACCCAGCTCCCGCTGTTGGGCccaatgcagctgcagcagcacagaccatGCAGACCATGGGCCTTTGGGCTGGTGCGGGCACCACGGTTCCCCCCGCCTGCTCCCGCCTGGGGAGTTCACAGAGCTGCGTCCCCCCCTTCCAGCCGCTCCCcactccagcccagcagccacgGCCCCATCCCGGAGCCGTCTGGTCCCAAGTGCCCATCTCAGCACTTGAGATGCATAATGTCATTACGATAGATCCAGCCCTGAACTGCACCTGCTTCTCCAGATCCCTGAGTCCAGGGGTTACAAAGCAatcctggctgtgcctggggcGTTCCCCAGTGCTCACCCAGCCCCACGCAACACCCCACCACTCACCCAGCCCCACGTGACACCCCAAACTGCACCTCCCAAAAGCCCCCCAGACAGACCCAGCCCAGCCTCACTCACTCTTCGGCCACGTCATCATCCTCCTCTCCAGGGTTGAAGGACTCGTCTGGCAGGAGAGAGCGTGGGGTCAGCTAACAGCCAGATGAGGGGGGACGGGAAGTCCAAAAACCAGCCCAAAACAGACCCCGGGCCACAGCCCTCACCCGTCTCCTCCCCGGAGCCGTCGCTGCTGTCGTTGGCGTTCTCCTCCCGGATCTTGCCTTCCTCCTTCATCCTCTCCAGGTAGGCGTCGTGCTGGTCCTCGTCCGAGTCGGCGTACTCATCGTAGCTCTGCTTCATGCCCTGCGGGAGAGCCGGCGTGAGAGCCGCTCCCTGCGCCCCGCTTCTGCGCACCCCCCGACTCTGCCACCCTGGCACACTGCTGGGGGGCACGGCCACGATACACGtgcagggcagggggacaggATGGCCACCACgtcccctctttgtccccatcaGGGCTCCAGAGAGCGGGGCAGAGCAGTTAACCCAGTTAGGGGAGGCCCCTCTCGCACACCATGCTGAGGTTACTGGGGTTAGTCAGGGGCCACCACAGCCATGCAGAGGAAACCTgcaccaggaggaggaagaggagtaAGAGGAAGGGATATCGCACGGACCTTTTTTCTCTACAAgggcaaggagagaaaagagaggtgaaaaaaaagggaaaagcgGCAAAATTCTGGAGAGCAGACAGCCCCCAGCCCTCTCCCCCAGCCGGCGGAGCAGCGCTTCCAGCGGGAACCCCCAACGCAGCAGGTACCTCCTTGAGGCCGCGGTTCTTGATATTCAGCTTCTTGGCATTGACGAAGTCAAAGAGCTTTCCGTACTCCTCCCTAGGGAAGGGGGACAGTCAAGGCTGGGCAGCCATCAGGGAGCCCCCCTGCAGCGTGGAGCCCCGCGCCCACCTCTCGATGCTGCTGAAGGTGTACTGCGTGCCCTGCTTCGTCTCAATCTCGAAGTCAAAGGAGCGGGTGGTGGTGGTGCCACGGGCGAAGTTGACGAAGGAGATCTCATCGAAGCGGATGTGCACGGGCGGCTTGTGCACGTAGATGAAGCCGCGCTCCAGCGGGTACAGCAGCCCCGAGCTGGCCTTGTAGGAGCAGGTGATGCACTGGGCTCCCGAGTGCCTGCGGGAACACGCAGCGTCGGACACCGCGGAGGCCAACACCGGCCCCACGGCCTCGGCTACCGAACcaggcagctcctcctgccctggggaACCCAGCTTTGCCTctcccatccccatgtcccttcCCACAGCAGGGATCCCCCATTCCGCCGCAGCCTCCTTACCCCTGGAAGTTGCCAGGCACAGTGATCTTGCGATTCACCAGCGCCTTCATCACCCGGCTGACCATCTCATAGAGGGAGCCCGACATGTTCTTCGTGAGCCGCCCCTCGAAGCgcttctccacctcctccctgcgCAGCCAAAGAGTGGGCAGCAGTGAGAATGAGAACCGGGGGGGTCGTCACCTCCCACCTGGTTCCCcgcagccccctgagccagggAGCAGGTCAGGGACACAGCCTGGCAGGAGAGGAACTCACTCGTTCATGTTGAGGGTCAGTGAGATGTCCTCGTCCTTGGAGAAGAGCAGAATCAGGAAGTGGTAGCGGGTCTGGCCCTGCTTTATCGGGGGGTCCAGGCtgatctgaaaataaaagagcatGTGAGGACCTGAGACGCCCCGAACCCATCACGTGTGACCCTTCCCTGGGGGAGGGCAGGTGCCGTGTCCCCCTCACCACAAAGAACATCTGCCGCTGGTCCTTGTGCGGGAGCAGGAAGAGGCGCAGCACGGTGGTGTAGGGGATCTTGTAGTCGAAGGTCTTGCCGTGCAGGTGCAGGAAGGTGGGGTAGATGCGGATGTCGTAGCGCCCACGCGGCGTCAGGCACTGCAGCTCCCGGAAGATGCAGATGGCGTCTCCGGTGGCCTGGATCACGTCCGCCTTAGAGAGGACGTTCTGGGCGAAGgcctgaaagggaagggagtCACGGCAGGCAGGGGCTCCCTGCCGCCCCCCTGCCCAACCTGCCGGCCCCGCTCACCTCCACAGGGTCCACGCCGTCCTCCTGGGTGGGCGGCACATAGAATCGGACCTCCATGAGCGAGACCTCAGCGTCGTCGTTCTGGTGGAACTCCAGCGTCACCTCGTTCTTGCCCGTCGTGCACTGTGAGACGTTGCTGAGGGGGATCTCAAACACCGGCTGCTCCCCAATGTCAAAGGAaaggagctgccctgtgggAGGGGATGCGGCTGGTCACAGCGGGACCAGAGGCACCACGCTACACGGAGGGGACACGTCCACCCTGTGGTGCAGAGCCacagtgtccccccagccccactgctctCCCGAAGCCCAGCAAcgcctctgctcctcctgcactCCTGAGCCCCCTCCCACATCTCCGGGATTTCTCCTCCTGGCCACAGCCCCAGAGACCGACCCTGAGCAAAAACAAGCAGGAGGGAACCGTCTGTTCCCTGGGCCTCAGACCAGGGAGCAGCGTCCACCCACTCCCTGGAAATGGGCAGCTCTGCCAGACGCTCGCAGCTCCCGCAGCAACCTCTGTTTTACACTGAGATTCCTTGCCTGAAAAACCCTCCCCGGATCTGGGGCCTGCAGGTAtctcctgctctcctggggTGGCCGATGTCCCCAAGGACACTGCAGGAAATGGGGCTGATGCTGCGGAACAGCCACACCGTGGGAAGCTGtcccagcagccagagcagctcctggcaccAGGATTCCCTGTCCCCAGTGACGGTGTCACCACAACTCACCTCCGAACCGCACCGTGCCCCAGTTCCAGCCCTTCACGCACAGGTCCTTCTCCGCCAGCTCCAGGCGATAGTGCGCCTTAAAGAAATCCGAGAGCTTATCGAACTCCTGGGCGGGGTGAGAGGGAGGGAATGGCCGTTAGAAACCACTGCCCAGAGCCCGTAACTGGGACACAGCCCCCGGCACACTGgaagcagcaacaaaaaccGGGGTCGGAGCTGTGACACTCACAGCAAgtgcagctggacacaggacaAGCACAGGGCAGTGACAGCAAAGTCACCAGCAGGGACAAGGCAGGTGGGGGACTCACCGACTCCCGGAATCCATCGTACTTGTAGACATGGCCGTTCTTGGTGAGCAGCTTGAGGCCGTGGCCCAGTGCCACACGCCGCCACACGCCCTCAGCCAGCTCCGAGGCCTGGATGTTGTCCACCTTCCCTGTCTTGCTGTTCTTGAAGATGACGCCTTGGCGGCTCAGCCGCAGCCGCCCGTCGTTCTGCAGGAGAGGGGACGTGAGGGGACACGGCCCAGT
Above is a window of Caloenas nicobarica isolate bCalNic1 chromosome 5, bCalNic1.hap1, whole genome shotgun sequence DNA encoding:
- the SSRP1 gene encoding FACT complex subunit SSRP1; translation: MADTLEFNEIYQEVKGSMNDGRLRLSRQGVIFKNSKTGKVDNIQASELAEGVWRRVALGHGLKLLTKNGHVYKYDGFRESEFDKLSDFFKAHYRLELAEKDLCVKGWNWGTVRFGGQLLSFDIGEQPVFEIPLSNVSQCTTGKNEVTLEFHQNDDAEVSLMEVRFYVPPTQEDGVDPVEAFAQNVLSKADVIQATGDAICIFRELQCLTPRGRYDIRIYPTFLHLHGKTFDYKIPYTTVLRLFLLPHKDQRQMFFVISLDPPIKQGQTRYHFLILLFSKDEDISLTLNMNEEEVEKRFEGRLTKNMSGSLYEMVSRVMKALVNRKITVPGNFQGHSGAQCITCSYKASSGLLYPLERGFIYVHKPPVHIRFDEISFVNFARGTTTTRSFDFEIETKQGTQYTFSSIEREEYGKLFDFVNAKKLNIKNRGLKEGMKQSYDEYADSDEDQHDAYLERMKEEGKIREENANDSSDGSGEETDESFNPGEEDDDVAEEFDSNASASSSSGDGDSDRDEKKPAKKAKLVKDRKPRKRQPESKKGKDPNAPKRPMSAYMLWLNASRERIKSDHPGISITDLSKKAGELWKAMSKEKKEEWDRKAEDARRDYEKAMKEYSAGSRAESSRERLKKKKKKQEKQPKGKAEKKGATKSSSSSKSPAKSTNESFKSKEFVSSDESSSAESKKEDSEEEGAASAPPSSEDSASGSD